Within Spinacia oleracea cultivar Varoflay chromosome 4, BTI_SOV_V1, whole genome shotgun sequence, the genomic segment tggaaatttcttgaattaattttaagGAATTTTAATGGTGAATTAGGAATTAGTGGTTAATCTGATTTGTGTTTCATTTGGGATGGTTGAGCAGCTATTTATAGTTGTTATGGTGCTCCATAGATGCAACAACTCAGCTTGATTGTATTGACAAGTGGAAGAGATTGAATCAAAgaaattgatgaataagatGAGCTATTCTAGTTCTAGATTTCCAGATATTCAAGTAGGTTTGATGAGTAAGGTTTGAATTGCAATatggtggtgacaagtagattGAGTTGCCTTGAGGTTGTGACAAGTAGAAAGTGGAGCTTTTGACTTCCATGGCCAAAGTGacgtgaggaagaagaagagaaaagagaagCTGACTTTGTTTCATTTAGGTGCTAATAAGGGTAGTTTAGTAATTTTTGGGCTAATTTTCAGAATTAAATTACTaataactaaaattaaaataacgatcttgactaaattaatttccgaaaataatatttataacgtgcaagtaattgaatttattttccgaataagtcgttaacgaaaacgtacgaaatatttaaaacgtaattattctCGAAAATACGAGATTAATATAATCTGGAAAAAATAAATCGTGAaataaaacttttgtaaaataagtttagttttcgaataaagataagaacttttcgaaattatttaaaatccgaaaatattaagattaagcttgtaaatatgaaattaaattataaaatctaaaaatagtaattcgtgtaacaatattaaaaattcaagcgaaataaaacttcgttaattacaataaagttcgaatttaggatttaaaacgattttaaactaaataaaaatacttaagcataattaatcgagttttaaaaattcggggtattacactttctctctctgacttaactttaagtcactcaaggatcactcaacccttaaacccaaaatacaatttgatagaAAAACTCTAGTACATAATAAAGTTTATagcaataaggaactcaagtaaCACTCTATTTTGtaaactgattcttttaaaacgtttaagctttttaagatatattttgcaGAGATCAGTTGTATTTtaaaaagcaaaaactcttttccttttatagaagagttttacctaaggttggataaccatgttcccctcaactacccactaactgttactgctcagtaacatgggcatagttggagagaaacaggggagaccaaatcaaaacactacttGCACGTTTAAATGAAAATACTggggagagttttaaggatcatggaaaatcttttgcttgagaaacaaggagaatgtaaatcagaatcctatgtttatatttactagttgttggaccgtgcgctAACGCGCACGATCCCCCAAGGTATACAAACTTATTTTGCATAAGTGTCACGTAAAAGAATGTCATGTACAAGTTTACGTTAATCCTAGATTAGCAATGCTAAAGTTCGATTTGCATGTAATTGATAATACGAAATCGTAAATACGTTCAACATTAGTGTCATTGATATTGTAGCATTCCACAAGCAACATTAAAATCACTACAATTGTTATTGTAGCATTCCACAGGCAACATTAACAACGTGCTTCTATATTAATGAAACTATTTAATGAGGAAAGGCATAAATTTTACAACCCGTCATTAGAAAACCAATAAAGAATCACAAAAACCTCTAATTATATTAACACAATGTCGCATCTTCAATCGTGACAACATTAATAAGGCAAAGGTTATAACCGTAAGTACTCTATTCTTAAGGAAAAGACAAAAATATAAACATGAAGGAAATTGGGGGTAATTAAGGTAATTCACTATTGTGCGAATAGTAACCAAAGTATGagactttataagtgttaggattgattaaattcattttatttattaacaaagattttctTGTTTAAAACTCTTCTATATTTACAGttaatattttcatttaaaacgtaccaaaatatttatgttcctttcgttccaaacTACGTATAAACATTATTAAATagttacataaatcctaaacacaTAATGTTTCAGAGTGCAAGTACAGTACCTATCTAGCATCTGAACCATAATTCTACTCTGTGTATTTCTACCCTCAAATACAATTACTTAGGAAGAACAAAGGTCACAAAAATGGTGGTATCACTGTATGGAGTGATTTCACTGAATTGAACAGATTAAGTCATTACTCATTAGTTGCCTACAGTTCAAATATGAACTTGTGTTCAAGTGAATGCAAGCGAACATGTAATTAATTACTTAGCTATACAAACCACACACATTTAGTTCTCTTCCACTGTTTCTTGCTTTCTCCATGGCAATCTAGAAATTGAGACACCACTTTCGTATCCGCTACTGTCTCCTGATTCAATCATCATTCTGTCTCTTGCAGTACTCTGACCTGAAATTAAGTGCTCCCGTGAAGTTCTACGGTCCTGTATCGAAAAGAAAAGATGATAATTATTAGAAATTGGGGTTAAAATGACAAGATAAGTGCAAAGTGCAAAGTGCAAAGTGCAAAGTGCAAACTCACATCGCGGAAAGGAAGCTCTTCAGCTTCCAACATATGTACTATATGACCCATCTTTGGACGCTTTTGTGCATTTGGATCTACACAACGTAAAGCTACTAGCAAGACACGCTTCAGTGCTCTTGAAGATGGCTTCTCTGGTAATTTAGGATCCAACACACCCTCTGCATTTCTCTTTGAAACCATCTGTTTCAGCCAATCCACTAGATTCACCTGCAAATGTATGGAATTGAAGGATATGAGAGGGAATCCCAACCGTTTAAAACTAAAATTTATTCTTATCCGTTTATTAATTTGATCATAATATTTCCAGAAAATGTAAGGAATGCTGCATACTCCGTAGTTCATTCTTACATCATCGAAGCACAATCGTCAAACATAAAAACCACCCAACAATCATCAGTTTTGTGATTAAAAGTATTTAAAACAATCTGCACATATAAATATGGGTTTTCCTACTCTAAAAACTACAGAGTATCCCCTAATTGCTCTTGCACAActgttgaaattattttttgagttttatacggagtattgttTTTATTGTTCTTCTTTCTACTGTGTTCTTATTTCATATATTGTTTGAACGAATCCCATGGTGTTCTTCTACTCGTCAGTCATCAGAGTATGCAATTTTGTTGAacatgatatatatatataaaaaaaaaaccgtaTGCACAAATTAATACTTGTAAAAAATTGACATAGATGAATGTTCATCTCGTAGATGGAGAGAGAAGaggaaaataaattatttttcatttcaatctatatttttattaatgaatttcttttataaagaaaaataaatcatTTTAAAAGTCAAGTCAATAGAAAATGAATTGTGTAGATTTGACATATCTATATAAATGGTGTCAAGATTAAAAGTTTATAGTGGCTGGCTACAAAACAGGTGTAGCCATTGTAAAATCATCCTTTTAACTATAAAAGAGCATCATCATATGCAAGGTTGTGAACATGTGAAGTCAGTTACAGAGTGACATATTTGAAAATAACTAAATTAATGCTAACCTCTCCAACCGGGCGGCTGTAGTCCACAGGGTTTCTCCCAGAAATGATCTCCATTAGAAGAATGCCAAAGCTATACACATCACTTCTTTCATTCAACATACCCGTACTCGCGTACTCTGGAGCAACATACCTACACACAACCAatatttaaattttgatttaagtATTACCAAAGTGATCACCAACTTAAATTCACACTTCCAtcattaattaatataatataaataactaaCCCGAAAGTTCCCATCACACGGGTTGTCACGTAATTCTTTTCTGATCCCAGGAGCTTTGCTAGGCCAAAATCAGACACTTTCGAGTTCCATTGTTTATCAAGCAATATGTTACTCGACTTAATGTCCCGGTGAACCACTTTAGGCTCCAGCCCCTCGTGCAAGTAAGTCAATCTACAGTCATTCATTAATTTCCTTTCTGTTATAATTAACAGGAGATTAACTAAGTACAGCTAGCTCTTACCCTTTTGCCGTCCCAATCAGAACGTTCATGCGAGCTTCCCATGTAAGAGGACTAAAAGGCCCCACATCTCCATGAAGCCACTGCTCTAAGTTCCCGTTGTCTACATACTCGTATACAAGTATCCTTTAATTAAACAGATACAACAATAAGTTATCTTTTTAATCATCATAGTATGTAGTAGCATAAACCAGGTTTTAAACAAGTATGATAAGTTGATCAGCAATTGAAGCAAAAAAGTTGAAACTAAACCATGTACAAAAGGCAAATAACTCTCTGACCCAAAAGCTAGATTATACTCCATAAAGATACCTATGAGCTCCTTCAGCACAATAACCAAGCAATCTGACTAAATTCTTGTGGCGAACACGTCCAATTGCTTCCACTTCAACTTTGAATTCTTTCTCTGCTTGACCTCTACAAATAAAATGCCAATGGTcaagataaataaattatatacaTGAAGAGAAAATTTTAACCTACATTGTACTAACTACTTGTATTAATTTCATTTATAATGGATTAAAATGACAtgaatcaaaaaataaaacatttttGCCAAAACATGTTTGCTACATGACTTTGTAATATATTTATGTGTTTGTTTAACCATATTCAGTCAGCTTAGTAATTTAACCACAATCCAATGCAACATCAGACATAGTATAAAATCTGTGAGCTAGTTTATCATCTCAAATGCAGGCCAAATCTATCTTAAGTTTTTCAAACATCTTGAGAAGCACATCCTTTATTCCTTCCATATACTAATTGGCAAACTTATAATAATTTGTCAattaaaattgacaaaatttctCATTTATGCATCCCCTCTAGTCTATTTAGATGTATATGCAAAATTTAAGTTTCAAATGCCACCGCCACAAAAACAACATCCCATAACTAAATTAAGGAAACTTCATCCCATTTGAGAACACATGCATCTTAAACTACTAGATCTTGAGTATAAATCCAAGAAATGCCGACGGCAACACCAGCTTAAACATTCTATAGTCAACCTTAATACATACATTCAGGCATTACTCAGCTATACATAGAAACAATTTATGTAAACAGCCCAGAACCTATTACAGtctaacaaaaacaaaaacttaaTTACAGTACAAAATTAGAAAGAACACAACGAAAGATTAGGATAGAGAGAGAAGAAACCTGTTATTTAGCAAATTTTTGACAGCCACATGAGTATTATCACTCAAAATCCCATGATAAACAATTCCATACCCACCTTCACCAATCACATTCTCATCACCAAA encodes:
- the LOC110798155 gene encoding probable serine/threonine-protein kinase At1g01540, which translates into the protein MSSRKTTIFGLSLWVILGICVGAGIVLFLFLISLWFISRRNNNNNKIKNANYILGLTQAQTQTQKPIIPNISKEISEIRVESPALVTGIASNQKAVVQIEEGPIGHKRIHIEIGKDHRISYPERVTGSSSYGSGEQNGLSGPEVSHLGWGHWYTLRELEEGTNGFGDENVIGEGGYGIVYHGILSDNTHVAVKNLLNNRGQAEKEFKVEVEAIGRVRHKNLVRLLGYCAEGAHRILVYEYVDNGNLEQWLHGDVGPFSPLTWEARMNVLIGTAKGLTYLHEGLEPKVVHRDIKSSNILLDKQWNSKVSDFGLAKLLGSEKNYVTTRVMGTFGYVAPEYASTGMLNERSDVYSFGILLMEIISGRNPVDYSRPVGEVNLVDWLKQMVSKRNAEGVLDPKLPEKPSSRALKRVLLVALRCVDPNAQKRPKMGHIVHMLEAEELPFRDDRRTSREHLISGQSTARDRMMIESGDSSGYESGVSISRLPWRKQETVEEN